In Harmonia axyridis chromosome X, icHarAxyr1.1, whole genome shotgun sequence, a single window of DNA contains:
- the LOC123686514 gene encoding acidic proline-rich protein PRP25-like: MKLLVNQFLVKKMCTYTTVLFVFIFLQVARSENPVSNRLFKRSPQQIDIQSIRQKQITPEITVVDVVVNEPGRRGYPNQNQYIQQPGRYPGQGNYYPNNQYQNVPNRRQPEIQIIEVVDPRQVPGNNQQWQIYPQNGQIYPNNNGRRPETYPGSGQNYPNRQDYRPRPNNGNRWNRRPYRPNSDFHIPPDDTDEDFPPRPPPRRGPPRGPPGQRDPPGPRDPPGQRGKRPKPPRPGQDESSEEEQYIFDNGEGTVTGYTKDNFPIIPLHKNDIRR; this comes from the exons atgaaactattaGTGAATCAGTTCCTAGTGAAGAAAATGTGTACCTATACAACAGTCCTCTTCGTGTTTATTTTCCTTCAAG TTGCAAGGAGTGAGAATCCAGTCAGCAATCGTTTATTCAAAAGGTCTCCTCAGCAAATTGATATTCAGAGTATACGACAGAAACAAATCACCCCAGAAATAACAGTTGTTGACGTTGTGGTTAATGAACCAGGACGAAGAGGTTATCCAAATCAGAATCAATACATTCAACAACCAGGAAGATATCCAGGTCAGGGCAACTATTACCCAAATAACCAATATCAGAATGTTCCGAACAGGAGACAACCAGAAATTCAGATAATTGAGGTTGTGGATCCAAGACAGGTTCCTGGGAATAATCAACAATGGCAGATTTATCCTCAAAACGGCCAAATATATCCCAACAACAATGGACGCCGCCCTGAAACTTACCCTGGATCTGGGCAAAATTACCCAAACCGTCAAGATTACAGACCTAGACCCAACAATGGTAACAGATGGAATAGAAGGCCATACAGGCCAAACTCAGATTTCCACATACCACCAGATGATACTGACGAGGATTTCCCACCCAGACCACCTCCACGCAGAGGCCCACCAAGAGGTCCACCAGGTCAAAGAGATCCTCCAGGACCAAGAGATCCACCAGGACAAAGAGGCAAAAGACCTAAACCGCCAAGACCAGGTCAAGATGAATCTTCAGAAGAGGAACAGTATATCTTTGATAATGGAGAGGGTACAGTTACTGGGTACACCAAagacaactttccaatcatccccCTTCATAAAAATGATATAAGAAGATGA